One part of the Streptomyces lienomycini genome encodes these proteins:
- a CDS encoding oxidoreductase has product MTEGADHRDGELPDDLTAAEAGMWQAFRNGSVYDLSSGDALTDDPHGGHPWGPERTVRARIVCWLLLDGPPALAGRVSSLKLVGVRISDTMDLAGGTVEPYVELRGCRFEREVLLPETRFTTVRLVDCSVPRLEAARLHTEGDLHLPRSRFPGGIRLTDAQIGTDLLLNQAVVHRDRSGRSIAADGMTVGQDLQAEMLEAHGEVSLRSAQVGVSLSLRGARLLNPYTRHALNAPQLTVERTLYLTPAGLGSPLLRGTTPAQGTRIQRFECEGGVRLDDGRFGDALDLEHARFTFTDEQELSMRRVQTPELRFLGERPARGRVVLSGARVVNLMDRADSWPGPGRLHMGGFAYENLVPRGPFPLEKRLRWVGAATAEYHPEPYERLASVLRAGGEDEDAREVLLAKHRRRRESLPVAAKLVGYAQDWTVAYGYRPGRAAVWMAVLWAAGSLAFARADPPPLKNGEQPDWNPALFALDLLLPVIDLGQAGSWHLHGGWQWLATSLVLLGWILATTVAAGATRLLRRS; this is encoded by the coding sequence GTGACCGAGGGGGCCGACCATCGTGACGGAGAGCTGCCGGACGACCTGACCGCCGCCGAGGCCGGCATGTGGCAGGCCTTCCGCAACGGCAGCGTGTACGACCTGAGCAGCGGCGACGCGCTCACCGACGACCCGCACGGCGGGCATCCCTGGGGACCGGAGCGGACGGTGCGGGCCCGCATCGTGTGCTGGCTGCTTCTCGACGGCCCTCCGGCGCTCGCGGGCCGGGTGTCGTCGCTGAAGCTCGTGGGCGTGCGGATCAGCGACACGATGGACCTCGCGGGCGGCACGGTCGAACCGTACGTCGAGCTGCGGGGCTGCCGGTTCGAGCGGGAGGTGCTGCTGCCGGAGACCCGGTTCACCACGGTGCGGCTGGTGGACTGCTCGGTGCCGCGCCTGGAGGCGGCCCGGCTGCACACCGAGGGCGACCTGCACCTGCCGCGCTCCCGCTTCCCCGGCGGCATCCGGCTCACGGACGCGCAGATAGGCACCGACCTGCTGCTCAACCAGGCGGTCGTGCACCGGGACCGCAGCGGGCGCTCCATCGCCGCGGACGGCATGACGGTCGGGCAGGACCTCCAGGCGGAGATGCTGGAGGCGCACGGCGAGGTGAGTCTGCGCAGCGCCCAGGTCGGCGTGTCGCTGAGCCTGCGCGGCGCCCGGCTCCTGAACCCGTACACCCGGCACGCGCTGAACGCCCCGCAGCTGACGGTGGAGCGCACGCTGTACCTGACCCCGGCGGGCCTGGGCAGCCCGCTGCTGCGCGGCACCACCCCCGCGCAGGGCACCCGCATCCAGCGCTTCGAGTGCGAGGGCGGGGTGCGGCTGGACGACGGGCGGTTCGGCGACGCGCTCGACCTCGAGCACGCGCGGTTCACCTTCACCGACGAACAGGAGCTGTCCATGCGCCGGGTGCAGACGCCCGAGCTGCGGTTCCTGGGGGAGCGGCCGGCGCGCGGGCGGGTGGTGCTGTCGGGGGCGCGGGTGGTCAACCTGATGGACCGGGCGGACAGTTGGCCGGGCCCCGGCCGGCTGCACATGGGCGGCTTCGCCTACGAGAACCTGGTGCCGCGCGGCCCGTTCCCGCTGGAGAAGCGGCTGCGGTGGGTGGGCGCCGCGACCGCCGAGTACCACCCGGAGCCGTACGAGCGCCTCGCCTCCGTACTGCGGGCGGGCGGCGAGGACGAGGACGCCCGCGAGGTGCTGCTCGCCAAGCACCGCAGGCGCCGCGAGAGCCTGCCCGTCGCCGCGAAGCTTGTGGGGTACGCGCAGGACTGGACGGTCGCCTACGGCTACCGGCCGGGCCGGGCCGCGGTGTGGATGGCGGTGCTGTGGGCGGCGGGCTCGCTCGCCTTCGCCCGCGCCGACCCGCCGCCCCTGAAGAACGGCGAGCAGCCCGACTGGAACCCGGCCCTCTTCGCCCTCGACCTCCTCCTCCCGGTGATCGACCTGGGCCAGGCCGGTTCCTGGCACCTGCACGGCGGCTGGCAGTGGCTGGCGACGTCCCTGGTCCTGCTGGGCTGGATCCTGGCGACCACGGTGGCGGCGGGCGCGACCCGCCTGCTCCGCCGCAGCTGA
- a CDS encoding LON peptidase substrate-binding domain-containing protein, which produces MTTVRLPLFPLNSVLFPGLVLPLNIFEERYRAMMRELLKTPEDEPRRFGVVAIRDGHEVAESAPGLPDPTATVERGPAAGFGTDPVKAFHKVGCIADAATIRERADGTFEVLATGTNRVRLLSVESSGPFLTAELEPLPEELGDEAGALAEGVLRSFRQYQKRLAGARERSLATGADLPDEPGVVSYLVAAAMMLDTPTKQRLLQAPDTASRLRDELRLLRSETSIIRSLPSLPASDLTRGPTSLN; this is translated from the coding sequence GTGACCACCGTCCGGCTCCCCCTCTTCCCCCTGAACTCCGTCCTGTTCCCGGGGCTGGTGCTCCCGCTCAACATCTTCGAGGAGCGCTATCGCGCCATGATGCGCGAGTTGCTGAAGACCCCCGAGGACGAACCGCGCCGGTTCGGCGTCGTGGCGATCCGCGACGGCCACGAGGTGGCCGAGAGCGCCCCCGGCCTGCCCGACCCGACGGCCACCGTCGAGCGCGGACCCGCGGCCGGGTTCGGCACCGACCCGGTCAAGGCGTTCCACAAGGTGGGCTGCATCGCCGACGCGGCGACGATCCGCGAACGGGCCGACGGCACCTTCGAGGTGCTGGCGACCGGCACGAACCGGGTGCGGCTGCTCTCGGTGGAGTCCTCGGGCCCCTTCCTGACCGCCGAGCTGGAGCCGCTGCCCGAGGAACTCGGCGACGAGGCGGGCGCGCTGGCCGAGGGCGTGCTGCGGTCCTTCCGGCAGTACCAGAAGCGGCTGGCCGGGGCCCGGGAACGCTCGCTGGCCACCGGCGCCGACCTGCCGGACGAGCCGGGCGTGGTCTCCTACCTGGTCGCCGCCGCGATGATGCTGGACACCCCGACGAAGCAGCGTCTGCTCCAGGCCCCGGACACCGCGTCCCGCCTCAGGGACGAGCTGAGACTCCTCCGCTCCGAGACGTCCATCATCCGTTCGCTGCCGTCCCTGCCCGCGTCGGACCTGACGCGCGGCCCGACGAGTCTCAACTGA
- the ybaK gene encoding Cys-tRNA(Pro) deacylase, translating into MAKKSNKAKKQQSGGTPATVALTAAGVTYTVHTYEHDPAHPSYGEEAAEATGFSPERVFKTLVADVDGALTVAVVPVAGQLDLKALAAAVGGKRAAMADPALAERTTGYVRGGISPLGQRKRLATVLDATAADHATICVSAGRRGLEVELSPADLAGLTDAVLAPIGRA; encoded by the coding sequence ATGGCGAAGAAGTCGAACAAGGCGAAGAAGCAGCAGTCCGGCGGCACCCCCGCGACGGTGGCGCTGACGGCGGCCGGGGTGACGTACACGGTCCACACGTACGAGCACGACCCGGCCCACCCGTCCTACGGCGAGGAGGCGGCCGAGGCGACGGGCTTCTCGCCGGAGCGGGTGTTCAAGACGCTGGTGGCGGACGTCGACGGCGCCCTGACGGTCGCGGTGGTGCCGGTGGCGGGCCAACTGGACCTCAAGGCGCTCGCCGCCGCGGTGGGCGGCAAGCGCGCGGCGATGGCCGACCCGGCCCTGGCCGAGCGCACCACGGGCTACGTGCGGGGCGGCATCTCCCCGCTGGGCCAGCGCAAGCGGCTCGCCACGGTCCTGGACGCGACGGCCGCGGACCATGCCACGATCTGTGTCTCGGCGGGCCGCCGGGGCCTGGAGGTGGAACTCTCCCCCGCCGACCTGGCCGGACTCACGGACGCGGTCCTCGCCCCGATCGGCCGCGCGTAG
- a CDS encoding ABC transporter permease, which produces MSVVPADGASGTVLAVEEQRTAAPAALGPKARLWPSLVAVYRAQLSRARVARIPLLFVATFQSVGIMILMRGVVDGGGEAQSVVAGSAVLVVAFVALNLLAQYFGQLRASGGLDHYATLPVPPAAVVLGAAGAYASFTVPGTVVTAVFGCLLFGLPMTHLWVLVAVIPLAGAALAGLGAALGLLAPRPEFATLLGQLGMSAALLLGVLPPERMPQVVRLVRDLLPSTYGVEAFARTFGRGPDWGLVLGDLAVCAAVGVISLAVATWAYRRAAVR; this is translated from the coding sequence GTGAGTGTCGTACCCGCGGACGGTGCTTCGGGCACCGTCCTGGCCGTCGAGGAGCAGCGCACGGCCGCCCCGGCCGCGCTGGGGCCGAAGGCGCGGCTGTGGCCCTCCCTGGTGGCCGTGTACCGGGCGCAGTTGTCCCGGGCGCGGGTCGCGCGCATCCCGCTGCTGTTCGTGGCGACCTTCCAGTCGGTCGGCATCATGATCCTGATGCGCGGCGTCGTGGACGGCGGCGGCGAGGCCCAGTCGGTGGTCGCCGGGTCGGCGGTGCTCGTCGTGGCCTTCGTCGCGCTGAACCTCCTCGCCCAGTACTTCGGCCAGCTGCGCGCCAGCGGCGGCCTCGACCACTACGCCACGCTGCCGGTGCCGCCCGCCGCGGTGGTGCTGGGCGCGGCGGGCGCCTACGCCTCCTTCACCGTCCCCGGGACCGTGGTGACGGCGGTCTTCGGGTGCCTGCTGTTCGGGCTGCCGATGACCCACCTGTGGGTACTGGTGGCCGTGATCCCGCTGGCCGGTGCCGCGCTCGCCGGACTGGGCGCGGCGCTGGGGCTGCTCGCGCCCCGGCCCGAGTTCGCCACGCTGCTGGGCCAGCTCGGCATGTCCGCGGCGCTGCTCCTCGGCGTACTGCCGCCCGAGCGGATGCCGCAGGTGGTCCGACTGGTCCGGGACCTGCTGCCCTCCACGTACGGCGTGGAGGCGTTCGCCCGGACGTTCGGCCGGGGGCCCGACTGGGGCCTCGTCCTCGGCGACCTCGCGGTGTGCGCCGCGGTCGGTGTGATCTCGCTGGCCGTCGCCACCTGGGCGTACCGCAGGGCCGCCGTCCGGTGA
- a CDS encoding NYN domain-containing protein, with protein sequence MDRCIVLVDAGYLLGAAASLLAGEPSRSRISVDHAALIQGLRDRAESDTQQPLLRIYWFDGAPDRVPQPEHRRLRVMPRVTVRLGALTRSDGRWAQKGVDAAMHAELTELARNRACSDVVLVTGDGDLLPGMMAAKEHGVAVHLWAVQAADGDYNQSEDLVAEADERRVLDRTWITKAVRAKELGGICAPPPVPRPEIAAILSAPLPDAALSAAAERPAREPEHPTTATAASNGTDERVPPAKGVPTPKDLAALRAPGPHAAPQPTSATLRWSSDKGWVDRPAGEPSEAASLPTLAQLTTAEQRWADREEDITTVGGDPYEVGQVFARRWLERLGDHGHLQKLSGMYPRIPHRVDGELLRYAARFGLLAHKDDQIDEHDRYAIRAGFWREIDARTATERAPAAE encoded by the coding sequence GTGGACCGCTGCATCGTCCTGGTGGACGCCGGGTATCTGCTGGGGGCCGCCGCCAGTCTCCTCGCCGGGGAGCCCTCGCGCTCGCGCATCAGCGTCGATCACGCCGCCCTCATCCAGGGGTTGCGCGACCGCGCCGAGTCCGACACGCAGCAGCCCCTGCTGCGCATCTACTGGTTCGACGGCGCCCCCGACCGCGTCCCGCAGCCCGAGCACCGGCGGTTGCGCGTGATGCCCCGGGTCACCGTCCGGCTCGGCGCCCTCACCCGCAGCGACGGGCGGTGGGCGCAGAAGGGCGTGGACGCCGCCATGCACGCCGAACTGACCGAGCTGGCCCGCAACCGCGCCTGCTCCGACGTCGTCCTGGTGACCGGCGACGGCGACCTGCTGCCGGGCATGATGGCCGCCAAGGAACACGGCGTCGCCGTCCACCTGTGGGCCGTACAGGCCGCCGACGGCGACTACAACCAGTCCGAGGACCTGGTCGCCGAGGCCGACGAACGCCGCGTCCTGGACCGTACGTGGATCACGAAGGCCGTACGCGCCAAGGAACTCGGCGGCATCTGCGCGCCGCCGCCCGTGCCCCGCCCCGAGATCGCCGCGATCCTCTCCGCGCCGCTGCCCGACGCCGCCCTCTCCGCCGCCGCGGAACGGCCCGCCCGGGAGCCCGAGCACCCCACCACGGCCACCGCCGCGAGCAACGGCACCGACGAGCGGGTCCCGCCCGCCAAGGGCGTCCCCACCCCCAAGGACCTCGCCGCCCTGCGCGCTCCCGGCCCGCACGCCGCCCCGCAGCCGACGAGCGCCACCCTGCGCTGGTCCTCCGACAAGGGCTGGGTCGACCGGCCCGCCGGCGAGCCGTCCGAGGCCGCCTCCCTGCCGACGCTGGCCCAGCTCACCACGGCCGAGCAGCGCTGGGCCGACCGCGAGGAGGACATCACCACGGTCGGCGGCGACCCCTACGAGGTCGGACAGGTGTTCGCCCGGCGCTGGCTCGAACGCCTCGGAGACCACGGCCACCTGCAGAAACTGTCCGGGATGTACCCGCGCATCCCGCACCGCGTCGACGGGGAGCTGCTGCGCTACGCCGCCCGCTTCGGTCTGCTGGCCCACAAGGACGACCAGATCGACGAGCACGACCGGTACGCGATCCGGGCCGGGTTCTGGCGCGAGATCGACGCGCGGACGGCGACCGAACGCGCCCCCGCCGCGGAGTGA
- a CDS encoding AAA family ATPase: MTAPLTPPPPPNERSSHQGGPVPPPAGAHAVGTAFDAPHDDHGEQDGPGMLTEVRQAAVTAVAVALSGALLGVLWWKLAPSVPLVGQLVDDSWVVYLKDSEGEQAVGVDGTFTLLALAFGALSAVVVFLARRRGGVPLVVALGVGGILGSLLAWRLGVWLGPAQDVIAHAKEAGKGVTFSAPLKLGAKGALLAWSLAALVVHLGLTGLFGPRDPEPDPWPAPGRSPSGPYGDKPA, encoded by the coding sequence GTGACCGCACCTCTGACTCCGCCACCGCCGCCGAACGAACGCTCGTCGCACCAGGGCGGTCCGGTGCCGCCGCCCGCCGGTGCGCACGCGGTGGGCACCGCCTTCGACGCCCCGCACGACGACCACGGAGAACAGGACGGCCCCGGGATGCTGACCGAAGTGCGGCAGGCCGCCGTGACCGCCGTGGCGGTCGCGCTCTCCGGGGCGCTGCTGGGCGTGCTGTGGTGGAAGCTGGCGCCGAGCGTGCCGCTGGTCGGCCAGCTGGTCGACGACAGCTGGGTCGTCTACCTCAAGGACTCCGAGGGCGAGCAGGCGGTCGGTGTCGACGGCACGTTCACTCTGCTGGCCCTGGCGTTCGGCGCGCTCAGCGCGGTGGTGGTCTTCCTGGCGCGGCGGCGCGGGGGCGTGCCCCTGGTGGTGGCCCTGGGCGTCGGCGGGATCCTCGGCTCGCTGCTGGCGTGGCGGCTCGGGGTGTGGCTCGGACCCGCCCAGGACGTGATCGCCCACGCCAAGGAAGCGGGCAAGGGGGTGACGTTCTCGGCGCCGCTGAAGCTGGGCGCCAAGGGAGCGCTGCTGGCGTGGTCACTGGCGGCGCTCGTGGTCCACCTGGGGCTGACGGGACTCTTCGGGCCCCGCGACCCGGAGCCCGACCCCTGGCCGGCGCCGGGGCGGTCCCCGTCGGGGCCGTACGGGGACAAGCCGGCCTGA
- the hisD gene encoding histidinol dehydrogenase, whose amino-acid sequence MISRIDLRGDALPEGPALRDLLPRADFDVSAALEKVRPICEAVHHRGDAALIDFAEQFDGVRLDRVRVPAAALTRALEELDPAVRAALEESIRRARLVHREQRRSTHTTQVVPGGTVTEKWVPVDRVGLYAPGGRSVYPSSVIMNVVPAQEAGVESVALASPAQAEFGGLPHPTILAACALLGVDEVYAAGGATAVAMFAYGTESCPPANMVTGPGNIWVAAAKRFFTGKIGIDAEAGPTEIAVLADSTADPVHVAADLISQAEHDPLAAAVLVTDSAELADAVEKELQPQVEATKHVEDRIRPALAGRQSAIVLVDGLDEGLRVVDAYGAEHLEIQTADAAAVAERVRNAGAVFVGPWAPVSLGDYAAGSNHVLPTGGCACHSSGLSVQSFLRGIHIVDYTRDALAEVAHHVVTLAEAEDLPAHGAAIKARFEWKVPESK is encoded by the coding sequence GTGATCTCCCGAATCGATCTGCGCGGCGACGCCCTCCCCGAGGGCCCCGCCCTGCGCGACCTGCTGCCCCGAGCCGACTTCGACGTCTCGGCCGCCCTGGAGAAGGTGCGTCCGATCTGCGAGGCCGTACATCATCGGGGCGACGCGGCGCTGATCGACTTCGCCGAGCAGTTCGACGGCGTCCGGCTCGACCGGGTGCGGGTCCCGGCCGCCGCGCTCACGCGCGCGCTGGAGGAGCTGGACCCGGCCGTCCGCGCGGCCCTGGAGGAGTCCATCCGCCGCGCCCGCCTCGTCCACCGCGAGCAGCGCCGCTCCACGCACACCACGCAGGTCGTGCCCGGCGGCACCGTCACCGAGAAGTGGGTGCCCGTCGACCGGGTCGGGCTCTACGCCCCCGGCGGCCGGTCGGTCTACCCCTCGTCCGTGATCATGAACGTGGTGCCCGCGCAGGAGGCCGGCGTCGAGTCGGTCGCGCTCGCCTCGCCCGCCCAGGCCGAGTTCGGGGGCCTGCCCCACCCGACGATCCTCGCCGCCTGCGCCCTGCTCGGCGTCGACGAGGTGTACGCGGCCGGTGGCGCCACCGCCGTCGCGATGTTCGCCTACGGCACCGAGTCCTGCCCGCCCGCCAACATGGTCACCGGCCCCGGCAACATCTGGGTCGCCGCCGCCAAGCGCTTCTTCACCGGGAAGATCGGCATCGACGCCGAGGCGGGGCCGACCGAGATCGCCGTCCTGGCGGACTCGACGGCCGACCCGGTGCACGTCGCCGCCGACCTGATCAGCCAGGCCGAGCACGACCCGCTGGCCGCCGCCGTCCTGGTCACCGACTCCGCGGAGCTGGCGGACGCGGTCGAGAAGGAGCTCCAGCCGCAGGTCGAGGCCACCAAGCACGTCGAGGACCGCATCCGCCCGGCGCTCGCCGGCCGCCAGTCCGCGATCGTCCTGGTCGACGGCCTGGACGAGGGCCTGCGCGTGGTCGACGCCTACGGCGCGGAGCACCTGGAGATCCAGACCGCCGACGCCGCCGCCGTCGCCGAGCGCGTCAGGAACGCCGGCGCGGTCTTCGTCGGCCCCTGGGCGCCCGTCTCCCTCGGCGACTACGCGGCGGGGTCCAACCACGTCCTGCCCACCGGCGGCTGCGCCTGCCACTCCTCGGGCCTGTCCGTGCAGTCCTTCCTGCGCGGCATCCACATCGTCGACTACACGCGCGACGCGCTCGCCGAGGTCGCGCACCACGTGGTGACCCTGGCGGAGGCCGAGGACCTGCCCGCGCACGGCGCGGCGATCAAGGCGAGGTTCGAGTGGAAGGTCCCGGAAAGCAAGTGA
- a CDS encoding ABC transporter ATP-binding protein: MRGLTKTYPAVRGRRGAPATPEVRATDDVSLDIRRGEIFGLLGPNGAGKSTLVRQLTGLMRPDRGAVEILGHDIVRHPERAARILAYLGQESSALDELTVSLAAETTGRLRGLEARRARAERDAVLEELGLTGLAARPVKKLSGGQRRLACFAAALVGQRPLLVLDEPTTGMDPVARRAVWAAVDRRRAEHGTTVLLVTHNVIEAETVLDRVAVLDRGRVIACDTPSGLKEKVAGEVRVDLVWRESAPLNVPEVAALRDRVAESGRRWTLRLAPEEARAVVATVTGGAAFAALDDFTLATPSLEDVYLALGGAARQGLVRA; this comes from the coding sequence ATGCGCGGACTGACCAAGACCTATCCGGCGGTGCGAGGCAGGCGCGGCGCTCCCGCCACCCCGGAGGTGCGGGCCACCGACGACGTGAGCCTGGACATCCGCCGCGGCGAGATCTTCGGGCTGCTCGGACCGAACGGCGCAGGCAAGTCCACCCTCGTACGCCAGCTCACCGGGCTGATGCGCCCCGACCGCGGCGCCGTGGAGATCCTCGGGCACGACATCGTGCGCCACCCGGAGCGGGCCGCGCGGATCCTCGCCTACCTGGGGCAGGAGTCCAGCGCCCTGGACGAACTGACCGTGTCGCTGGCCGCCGAGACCACCGGACGGCTGCGCGGCCTGGAGGCGCGGCGGGCCCGCGCCGAGCGGGACGCCGTCCTGGAGGAGCTGGGCCTGACCGGCCTCGCCGCCCGCCCCGTCAAGAAGCTCTCCGGCGGCCAGCGCCGCCTGGCCTGCTTCGCCGCCGCACTGGTCGGGCAACGCCCGCTGCTCGTCCTGGACGAGCCGACCACCGGCATGGACCCGGTGGCCCGGCGCGCGGTCTGGGCGGCCGTCGACCGGCGCCGCGCCGAACACGGCACCACCGTGCTGCTCGTCACCCACAACGTCATCGAGGCCGAGACCGTCCTCGACCGGGTCGCCGTCCTGGACCGGGGACGCGTGATCGCCTGCGACACGCCCTCGGGGCTCAAGGAGAAGGTCGCCGGAGAGGTCCGCGTCGACCTGGTGTGGCGCGAGAGCGCACCGCTGAACGTCCCGGAGGTCGCCGCCCTGCGCGACCGCGTCGCCGAGTCGGGGCGCCGCTGGACCCTGCGGCTCGCTCCCGAGGAGGCCCGCGCGGTCGTCGCCACCGTCACCGGCGGCGCCGCCTTCGCCGCCCTGGACGACTTCACCCTCGCCACGCCCAGCCTCGAGGACGTCTACCTGGCGCTGGGCGGCGCCGCACGACAGGGGCTGGTGAGGGCGTGA